Below is a genomic region from Amblyraja radiata isolate CabotCenter1 chromosome 46, sAmbRad1.1.pri, whole genome shotgun sequence.
AAATGTTCATCCCTTCATTCTTTGATCACCTCAGCCTGGAAAGTTGATCCTTCATCTGGTGGGCCTTGCCGTTAATAATCAAAAAGTGATAAATGCAGGCTGCAGACTAATCTGTTAAAATAAAAGACTGGAGAGCGTAAAGATGAGAACTGATCAGGCAGGCAAGCAGCTAATGATAAATTAATATTCAGCCCAGAAAGACCAGAACATCTTATCTATTAACATGAGGAAATATCCAATGAGCAAGTCACTGGCTATATTCTTTCAAAATTGTTCAAGAAAAGTagttgaaataaaaaaaaatttaaaacatgAATTCTTGAAAGTGTTTCAATTGTATTGTTAGCCCGGAAAGCGGACCACAAAAATAATTTGCTCTTAATCTTTAATCTACATTGTTCCCCAAGTTTCTGTGGTGGTTATAAATATTGCTCTTAATTGTGACTGCCACTGCTTGCATCTTTCCCATGTCCTCCATCTGAACCTATGGTGTTACGTTTTCTGTGCATTTTGATTCTGAAAAAAATGTGATAATCAGAAATATTCCACCTGcagtcctttaaaaaaaaattttaaaagtatgtttggaGGAACCTCTTATTTTTAATCAATGTTTCCATTGTTCATTTTGCTAGTTTCCACTGCCTGGCCTGGTATTGATGACGATGCTTACAAGTCTTCCATTAACCGGGCATTACTGCCAACTGCACCTCGAGCAGCTCGAGCACCAGATATTGATATGGGCCGTATTCCTAAGCAGCCACCGTACACAGCTTTTCTTGGCAATTTGCCTTATGAAGTATCCGAGGAGTCTATCCGCAAGTTCTTTCATGGGATGAATGTAAGTAAATGAGGGCAATGTGGCATTTACTGAATACTGAAGACAACACTCATAAACCGAGGGTTACTGCTCTCTGGCCTCATTGCAGTGCAGGACATTTGATAGacgaccccccctcaccccctggttttatttttaaactatttATCTGCACGATAATTGTCATTTTGTCTTTCTATTCTGAGATTGTATCCAATAGATTAAACGACCCTTCAAGATTTCtagcaatatgattttttttttttataaacactTAGAATAACTGGAGTCAGCTCACATTACCAGAGAGAAAGTGTTCTGGGCCAATaccttttcccagttctgatgacagGTTAATAGTAAACAAGGTTTACTATTAGAGGTTACAAGGTtagaggaagagaaggggaggagaaaacaaAGGTGTGCAAGGGTGAAAAATGGGAATAGGACAAGAAAATATTGATCCACGGGATGTGTTGTGCTTCTTTGCAACAGGAGGAACTCAAAGGCACAGGGTGGCAGCAGGGCAGACGAGCAGAAATTTGGGATGGTGCTTGTGTCTAGTTCATGCTGgaaggccgcattaagttagctgtaatctaataaggccgcatccaagaaacttcaattagatataggattatttcgttgaatcttcttttactctttggtattttaaatacgttcattttaagattaaaataaaaataataaaagacgaacaaaaacgtattaataaaaataaaaaggatttgttctacaaaatttggattaattcaaaaggccacacttaatggcctagaaggccacaggttccccacccctggtctagtgTTTGTACCTTGTCTCTTTGTACTTTCTTAGTATGAAGGGAAGTTATTGGCCTTTGTCCCAATCCTTGGAGAGAGCACACTATCCAGTGGAAAGGACGAGGGCATATAGtttgtagacagaaatgctggagaaactcagcgggtgaggcagcatctatggaggcataTAGTTTGATAGATTCATTCAATGAAGAATATTCCATCTCATGAGACCTGCAGCTTTGTGTTGTGAAGTAAGATGGATGTATAATGTTCTGATGTTTTGGGCTTTCTAAAGATCAGCGCTGTGCGTTTGCCGAGGGAGTCCACCAACCAGGACAGATTGAAGGGATTTGGTTATGCTGAGTTTGATGATGTGGAATCGCTGATGAATGCTTTGAGTCTCAATGAAGAGGTAGAGTAAATGTGTTCAACACTTTAATGTGTCATTTTTGTTACAATACCAAGCTGTTTTAAGAATCATTTTTCCTAAATAATCCTGATAATACTAAATGCATTATCCTCCAAGTTTCTTGATCCATTATTATTGCAACTCAGATACCATGTTCCCCTCCCCCGTAGTAGTTTTCCTTCGTTCAAAATGGTTCTTGAGTTGTACAAGATTGCTAGCTCTGTATATATTTGTAATggggcatgggcggaaatcccggggtggggggggtggcacATCCCCTCcacgttttgagaggtgggggacaatcccccccccccccccccccatgttttgtaatccggattttgaaatttggtggaAAAAAGGATTAAAAATCTCcgttttccgcgagacagtggggatgggactgatgatcgagggcgccgattggacgagagagacgtcggtcaatggggtgggggaggggggggacatgatgattcagcgagaTGATGGGAggcgtcggtcagaggcggaagtagggggtggGACAGAGGATAGAGcacagtgattggaggagggagatgtccaggtggagcggagcttgaataggcccgttcgcggggcttttcatcgcccggcgcggcttaaaatcggccgcgggatctttcatcgccccgcggtcaaattgctgcatcaaggtgatcgaggctctcgatgttgaagaCCCCTCCAAGCGAAgaaaggccccacgaacgggccgattgaagccccgcggttcggggcggacgaagctgctgttgctggagttcggagtcggtcaccaaccaggtcagctcccgatgttaccgtccacagggcccgcggccgaagcctcgcgtgtgtgcgcatgcgcgggcGGGCACCAAGAAAGtgtgtcttcccccccccccccccccccccccccatgttttgatagcgatttgcgCCCCTGGAATGGGGGATACTCGCTGTGATGCCTTGTAGTAGCTCTTGTCATGCGTTTTGTACTACTTTTCATTCTTGCTTTAGATGTTGCAGAACCGAAGAGTCAGGGTGGATATTGCCGATCAAGCTCAGGAAAAAGGTGTGGTGTTTTTGTATTGTAATGGCTTGCTACCTACTCCGATGTTCTGTGGGAAAATATGTGCCGAGTTGTATAAAGGTTCCAAGTACCTACAAGAGATTAATCTTACAATTTGTAGTACAATTTTAAAAACTGGATTTAACCAGCCTTCAGGTTGGctatgtggtgttttttttgttgttgctgctTTTGATGTATGCTTCATGATTTTTGTTGAGGATTTTAACGTAACTTTAATTATTCCAAAATAACTATCTTAAATTAATTGCcgttgattttttaaatttattttttgccATTGTTTTTCCTCCTGTATTTCCACAGAGCAGATCACATTTTCTATTGCATATTCTTTTGAACTAAAATTGTTTGGAAGTATGAAACCTAGCTTTGAGCAATCTCTTAATTGAGCTTGGTAACTAGCCTGGATAATGTACTTTTCCTTTGACCTTGGCCAGTGAACTAAAGACTGACCTAGAAATGTTTGTACTTCACGGCTCACTGAATCAGTGAATATTGAAATGTTGGTAAAGTTCTTCCTGAGAATTACTGAGGTGTCTTGACGTTTCCCGTCTCTGCTCTCAATTCAGAAAGGGAGGCGGGCAGGGGAGGCGATCGGGACAGAGTTCGGGATGCTGAGATGGAGACTGACTGGAGGGCTCGGCCAACAACTAATACTAGCAGCGATGATTTTCCGACAAGAAGGATGGAGGATTCGTTTGGGGACAGTGAGTCTATCCGATACTCAACATCACGAGCTAATGCAACAGTTCAATAAGCTACCCTTTCATCTGTTGTTTTGTTGGGATTGAATCCAGTCAATCCATTTGCAGTAAAAAGGAATGACAGatactgatttataccaaagatagacacaaaatgctgaagtaattcagcgggtcaggcagcatctaaagaaaatggataggtgacgttttgggtcggggcctttcttcagtctgTTAAAAAAATTTCTAGCATTTTGTTTCGAACCATCCATATGCAGAATGGTCCCCCTTTCTACTCttccagaaacaaagaactgcagatgctggttaatacacaaaaggagggGGGGGTTTCACATGTGAGATGCCAACAAACCATAGTCCCATTGTGCACAATGCATTAAGAATTGACAATCCTGTTGCAAGGCAATATTGGTCCACTCCAAGTTAGAGCAGGCGCAGAGTAAAAGGTACATCACTGGGAGAATTTATTTGTGAAACTAGCTCTTCCTGTCTTCATGGCAGGAACATCTCTTGTCTTGATTGATTAGTGTAATCACTTCCCCCAAGAAAATCAGTAAATATTTCTAAAAAAAAGATTGTCAACACAGGTTGACAATATTTTGAAAAGTGTAGGTAGCTTCACATAGCCAGATTTGTTTTTCCTTTTAAATCCACTAACCCTATTTGTTTATTGCATTTTTTATTGTTTGGTTATACTGTACTTGTAAAACTATGGTGCCCCTCATGACTGTGGGACAGCCCAGTGTACttgactttgtttctctctctgttGTCACTAACATAGAACATAATATAGAACagcgcaggaataggcccttcggcctacaatgtcatgatgccaaggccaactcttataTGCCTGCACAGAATTCAAAtctgccattccctgcatatccatgtgcttatccaaaagtctcttaaaggcCACTATCACATCGTGGCATCTCTTAATTGCCACTATCATAACATTGGAGGCAGAGTAGAGATGACTTCTACTCACTAACTATGTGTATGGtgcttccagctttctcttgcattttgtgtcattcaGTTAAGACAGCATGCATCATCTATAAAACTGCTCATGCCCAATGATTGTGTTCAGATTTCATTGGTAAGCGTTCTTTGGTGTTTGGCTTCttgaaatgttttaatgtttgtGCCATCTGCTTTTCCAGGAACTAAGGACCGTTACGAAAGCCGTGACCGGGATGGTCCCCGGCGGGATGGGGATAGATTCAGGGATGATAGCTTCAGGGACCGTGGTTTTGGATCGTCCGTGGATAGAGGTGAGCTGACCTATAACTGCATGGTTAACAGTAAAGCACCCACACATCTCTATTGTGAGCCATTGCATGTGTTACAATGAATTTGTTTTGAGAAAACAATGAGCTTTGATTTTGTGTCTCAATAAAAGGTATTCAATTGAACCGATGGGAATGATACTGCTTACACTGTCACAAATAGAAAACTATTTGGAATATAGAGATAAAATTGGACCTCATATGCACATTAATCTACGACTGTGCTCATCCATTTAGCACACATCAGAAATAATGATGCAATTCTGGTGTCGAATCCCCCAGCTGTAGGAATGATGTTATAAAGTTGGTAAAGTGGCACAAAAGATTCACTAGAGGCTGTTACTGGGACTGGCGGGCTTGAGTTGTAAAGTGGCTAGATCGGCTGGCTCTTTTCCCCGGGATCATCGGAGGCTgatgggtgaccttatagaggtatataacatcatgaggggggGCAGTCTAACTAGagggcataaatttaaggtgagggggaaaagatttaaaagggagctgaggggatttaaaaaatatatatatacaggatGGTCTCCATCTGGAAGGGGCAGCCTGGGGAAGCTGTAGAGCTGGTACAGTTACAatgttcaaaagacatttggacaggtaaatggatagaaaatgtttagagggatatgagcaaaCACAGGCAATAGCTTGCTtagacatcttggtcagtatggttgTAGAGCCTGTACAACTGGGTCAGTTGTGTTTTCTGGGCTGCTTTATTTTACTGCAACCACAATAAACTAGCTTTTacatttacgaggcctttaattaAGAATCGAGGTGAATAATTGTTTTGAAAAATTGGCCAATAATATTGCACGTGAGGTAGATTGTGTACATTTTGACAGTTGTAAAAGTGCTTAATAATTCACATAAAGAGCACGCTTGCATTCCCTTTCTccgtcccccccccgcccccaccctagttgtcttgctagtttcactgttcctaTCCTGTCGTTATCACctcgtccacagccaacaatggaccattgtgggctccacctttcctgagtcattggcgctggctctgatttgttttgtactttttcatacctttagtttccccctcatctgactcccagtctgaagatgggtcttgacccaaaacgtcacctaatccttttctccagagatgatgcctgatccactgagttactccagcatttgatgtcgATCTTCATTTTAAGGAAATATGTTTTAGTGGCGCAAATTGTCTTTTTTAGGCAGCCGGCGTGCATTTGGCACTGGATTTAGGAGAGACAATTATGATGACAAGAGGAGTGATGATTATCGGGGTGGTGGTGATCGTTACAGCGACCGCAACAATGATGGATTTGACCGCTTTGAGAGAAGAGATGACAGGAGAAGTGATTTTGGAACAAGAGATGAAACGAGACCGGAAGTTGGAGGTAACACACTTTTATTACCAAATAAATATCATCGAGAGAAAAAATTGAGACCGTTGTAAAAGCTTGCATTGCATTTCAAGTACCATTTTAATATTTGAGCTAACGTTAACATGAAATCTTTAACCTGTTTATATCTATTATAGTACAAATGCAAGTCTTTCCTCATTCAATTCTGCACCCTTCAATGAACTCATGAGTTTTGGATCTATGCTGAAGTAATTCCTACAGCCTGTTCTGCTAGGAGCGATGGTGTAGAGTGTGTGGAAGAATATTTTGCACTTTCCATTTGCTTTGGCAACAGTAGTCGATAACCACGGAGCACTAAGTTGTCATTTCAGGATCTTGGGAATTATCATGGTGAAGACACTATATTTCAAGGGCATCGTacgtgtaacatagaaacatgtaACGTCACATTGCTGAAAGTCGCTCTATGCTAAAGTGTTTTGCTGCCACACTGATTTTGTGCACACACAATAACCCCTTTTTGGTTTCCTGAAATAATCAACATACTGCTTTGTCCCCAGTTAGCAGATTTCCCAATTTCCTGATGTGTAGAAATTGCAAGTAAATCCTGACACTTGAATAATGTTATTAGGCAGAAGATTTTTTGAAGAAATGTCAACAGTTCGGATGCCCCTGATTTGGGGTCTGGTGCATCAATACTCTGAATACGTTtgagaatatgtgacatttctaaACGATTGCTGAAATTGTGTCCCTAGGATCTGTACAGAGACCTAAATTGAACCTGAAACCTCGCAGCATTACAAAAGAAGAGGTTGTACGAGCTCCTCCTGCGGTGTCCTCTGGAAGATCAGCATCCATTTTTGGCGCTGCCAAGCCAGTAGATACAACAGCTAAAGAACGCGAGGTCGAAGAGAGATTGAAGAAAGAGCAGGAAAAGTATCAGAGGCAAATAGATGATCAAGAAAGAGGGATTAAAGGGGTTAAACAACCACGGGAAAGGTAagctctttttccccagggtaaagGAAGGAAGCTGGGTAGATAATTGGATGGAAGAAtgaatgtgtgggttttttttttaatcagaaaTGTTGAGGTCCAGAAGTGGCGGTATGGTTGGCTATAATGCTGAAATCCAACACCGCTGTCTACTTTGAGTAAAGCTGCTATATTCCACCCGAAAAAATTGATGCTCAtcttggcggcacggtggtgtagccgccttacagcaccagtgacccggtttcgatcccaactacgggtgctgtctgtacggagtttgtatgttctccccgtgacctgcgtgggttttctccaagatctttggtttcctcccactctccaaagacatacaggttaaattgtaaattgtccctagtatgtgcaggatagtgttaatgtgccggggtcggtgcggactcgatgggccgaagggcctgtttccgcgctgtatctctaaactaaactccccacAAAGGATAAGCACATCGTTGAAAACACTTGACGCCACTTTGAAGGTGGTGTAGTGAAATCTTAACTGATGATGTTTACATCTTGTGAAAACTCCTAATTGCAGCATTTGTAGTTAAAGATCTTTGGAGTATTGGTGTGTTGGAACACAGCCTATGATTCACAAGCTCTTGATAACAATGCTTGCACATGTTCTTTTGTTATTGAGGCAACCACCTAATAAATATAGGTgttcatttgtgttttttttcttttaacattCAGCGTGTTAAAAATACAGTGCTTCCTATCACTGACTTTGACTTGTGCTATCTGTGGTGGCATGTACAGTAACCTAATTTTATCCTTTTTATTTTTGAATTGATCTACATTGTGAAGGTGTAAATGGCTAGTGAAAAGTTACATCTGTCAGCCTGTAGGTTTTGCATATTGCCCCTCGGTAACCTGCACTGAATGTTGTATCTTGTATTCTGTATGTGTCtactgtggacaacttgattgtatCTGTGTATAGTGACTGGGTAGCAAAGGCTAAAAATGAActaaacttctgaaatgaacttgtACCGAACTTTACAAATTTCATTTTAGCGATACAAAGTTTCAATGTTCACATTGCATTTAGAAAATGACATTTTGAGACATACAATATTTCAGTGCCTTGTTCATGAGTTACTCTTCTTTGGCCTCATGAGCTATTGTTTTTTGAAGTTTTTgcaatgagaattttttttttttgtttctcctATTATTTAAACTAGAGCATCTGTCGGTTTATGGAGTTGTAGTcttacagacccttcagcccaacttgtccatgctgaccaagatgcctcgtctaagttagtcccactttttccgcatttggcccatatccctgtaaacctttatccacaaatttggcccatatcctgtaTAAACATTTAttcacagtttttttttttaattgattaaattcttcAATAAAAAAATTGACTAGAAAGGATTTGCTAAATAACATGTAAATGTTGGGGTGGTTTATGTTTGGCAACAGTtgactttttttttgttgaagaTGTCAATGATACAGGTCATAGATTGAATACAACTGGTAAAAGGATTAGGCAGTTTTGGCCAAATTATTTCATACAAAAGAAGTGCCTGATGACAGGCCAGTTCATGAATTATCTCACAAACCAGGAAGCATTCCTCAAATGTTTAGgttaaatatcactgtaccttaattggtgcatgtgacaataaatctgaATCTAAACATTTGAATTTAAATACTAAATCATGGAACATGTGCTTAAACACAGCAAATGTACATTgctgtattattgtcacgtgtactgagatacaatgaaaatccaCCATTTGCTTGCTGTCGGTCAAATCATACTGTAAGTGcaccaggtagtgcaaaagagaaaataaaaaggaATATACTGTAACGTCTacagaggaactgcagatttaaaaataaaagggGTAGAAATGAAAGTAATCATAAATTTAATGTCACCGTACATGTTATATATTTAAATATTCAAAAATTCATACCGTTATTCTTGGTTTTAAGAGCCAGAAGAGGTAGTCATGGCTTAATACACTCGGGCTTGTATAATAAGATTTTCAGGATCTTTTACAGTGAGACTAATTTATAAAAAACTGAAATTCTCATCAAGTTAAGCAATTGTATGGAAAGCACTCAAGATTTCTGACTAAGCTTGAATTTCATTCTGAAGCTGTCTATGTGTGTGCCAAGGCCAAATAATTGAGGTGCATCGGTGACTTTGCCTTTATACGACCACAACATTATATACAACTGTGAGGCATAGGTAAGGTAGGCAGTCACaacctatttcccaggatggaaaaatcaaatactagacagtataactttaaggtgagagggacaaagtttaaaggagatgtgcggggcaagtttttaattttttacaaagagggtggtgagtgcctggagcacgctgccgggggtggtaatggaggcagatacgatagtggcatttaagagacttttggataggtacgtggatgtcgagggatatggattatgtgcaggcagataagagttggtcttggcatcatgttcgacacagacattgtggtccgaagggcctattcttgtgctgcgATGTTGTATATTATAAAATTATCTAGACCATTGAATTGCCTGACTTGAATATTAACCAATTTTTTTTTcttgtatttttttttctcttaatTGGCACATTACTCATTTTGATGCCATTTAGTGATTATCCCTTGGTTCAATGTAGGCATCCAAGCTGGCGCAGTGAGGATCAGGTGGAGCGTACAAGGCCTCCTAGCGACTCATCACAGCCAACTGAAACCAGTGCCCCTGCAGCTCGAGGTAACATTTGTTTTTTTACGCTGCCCATTAAGATTTTATGGATAAACATTGTGAAAGTCATTGGTTTTTATAAGCTTTTTGAAGAGATATAAAGATTAGCAGATGTAAAGTGCTATGCGGCTgattataaaaaaataaatttaaaaaatgtacaagtataaaaatatatatataaatgtctgaagaagggtctcgacctgaaacgtcacctattccttcgctccatagatgctgcctcacccgctgagtttcgccagtatttttgcctaccttttaaaaaaatttttaaatgATTTGAATATTGGAAGGGTAAATGGCCTGGTCCATTATAAGTATAGTTGAGAGGAGTTTGTAAAACAAATAGGATCTTGGACAATTAGATGTGAAGTTAACTTGAATGTTTATAAATCTCTGCTTAGATGTCAAGATCCTTGACAAGGTGCAATGGAGGTTTGCCAGTTATAATTCTTGGAtaggaataaagggcctgtcccacttgggcgaccccgcgggttctggcgagtttgcccttgactcgtactcgcagcattgtcgacacgaggtcctaggaggtctttgtaactctccttcatgctcgagagtggtctccgtgtactcgatgCCTCAGGtaggtcgtggcgtatttttcaacatactgaaaaatgccagcgagtaaaaaaaggtcgccatggaaagaaATCAACactatttttactcgtaggtttagtcgtagtaggtcggcatgttagtcgtaggtaatcgagggtagtcgtagatagtcttcatcatagtcgaaggaggtcgtcttcactctccactattcggtgtccaattttcccgaagttagtcgaaggagattgaaggaggtcttcaacatagtcaaaggaggtcttcaacatgacattttttcaaactcttctaaactcgccaattaggtcgcccaagtgggacatcctCTTAAAGGATCCCTGTTTGAAGGCGAATTGTCCGTGCTTAAGATGCCAAAGGAGAGTATCTGATCATTTAAATGTACTTACCAGaaatttgttttcacacttcaattGTATGAAATCTGAGCCACGTTTCTGCTGATTCCCAATCAGATCCACGGCAAAATATTGCATAATTGGTCGT
It encodes:
- the eif4b gene encoding eukaryotic translation initiation factor 4B isoform X5 — protein: MASSGKKKQKKGKTLTLTDFLAEDGGGNTPVYIPSKPVSWADETDDMDNEVSTAWPGIDDDAYKSSINRALLPTAPRAARAPDIDMGRIPKQPPYTAFLGNLPYEVSEESIRKFFHGMNISAVRLPRESTNQDRLKGFGYAEFDDVESLMNALSLNEEMLQNRRVRVDIADQAQEKEREAGRGGDRDRVRDAEMETDWRARPTTNTSSDDFPTRRMEDSFGDRTKDRYESRDRDGPRRDGDRFRDDSFRDRGFGSSVDRGSRRAFGTGFRRDNYDDKRSDDYRGGGDRYSDRNNDGFDRFERRDDRRSDFGTRDETRPEVGGSVQRPKLNLKPRSITKEEVVRAPPAVSSGRSASIFGAAKPVDTTAKEREVEERLKKEQEKYQRQIDDQERGIKGVKQPRERHPSWRSEDQVERTRPPSDSSQPTETSAPAARATVRRESEKSLDNEVFSKEEEPQSPVSKSAKPDQLRLKVVPAPPPKENAWTKRTAGGSSSTQNTESEATLPLSPTSASSNKSIRSPSGKAAPVPPPDDKAENEILEKTSPKERGGANSAVSRGQNDGINKDRRKEPDRKDKKGRDSKPITEPKKYEELPTPKFSSASKYAALMIDAEEEEEDSTE
- the eif4b gene encoding eukaryotic translation initiation factor 4B isoform X6, translating into MASSGKKKQKKGKTLTLTDFLAEDGGGNTPVYIPSKPVSWADETDDMDNEVSTAWPGIDDDAYKSSINRALLPTAPRAARAPDIDMGRIPKQPPYTAFLGNLPYEVSEESIRKFFHGMNISAVRLPRESTNQDRLKGFGYAEFDDVESLMNALSLNEEMLQNRRVRVDIADQAQEKEREAGRGGDRDRVRDAEMETDWRARPTTNTSSDDFPTRRMEDSFGDRTKDRYESRDRDGPRRDGDRFRDDSFRDRGFGSSVDRGSRRAFGTGFRRDNYDDKRSDDYRGGGDRYSDRNNDGFDRFERRDDRRSDFGTRDETRPEVGGSVQRPKLNLKPRSITKEEVVRAPPAVSSGRSASIFGAAKPVDTTAKEREVEERLKKEQEKYQRQIDDQERGIKGVKQPRERHPSWRSEDQVERTRPPSDSSQPTETSAPAARVRRESEKSLDNEVFSKEEEPQSPVSKSAKPDQLRLKVVPAPPPKENAWTKRTAGGSSSTQNTESEATLPLSPTSASSNKSIRSPSGKAAPVPPPDDKAENEILEKTSPKERGGANSAVSRGQNDGINKDRRKEPDRKDKKGRDSKPITEPKKYEELPTPKFSSASKYAALMIDAEEEEEDSTE
- the eif4b gene encoding eukaryotic translation initiation factor 4B isoform X9 — encoded protein: MASSGKKKQKKGKTLTLTDFLAEDGGGNTPVYIPSKPVSWADETDDMDNEVSTAWPGIDDDAYKSSINRALLPTAPRAARAPDIDMGRIPKQPPYTAFLGNLPYEVSEESIRKFFHGMNISAVRLPRESTNQDRLKGFGYAEFDDVESLMNALSLNEEMLQNRRVRVDIADQAQEKEREAGRGGDRDRVRDAEMETDWRARPTTNTSSDDFPTRRMEDSFGDRTKDRYESRDRDGPRRDGDRFRDDSFRDRGFGSSVDRGSRRAFGTGFRRDNYDDKRSDDYRGGGDRYSDRNNDGFDRFERRDDRRSDFGTRDETRPEVGGSVQRPKLNLKPRSITKEEVVRAPPAVSSGRSASIFGAAKPVDTTAKEREVEERLKKEQEKYQRQIDDQERGIKGVKQPRESDYPLVQCRHPSWRSEDQVERTRPPSDSSQPTETSAPAARVRRESEKSLDNEVFSKEEEPQSPVSKSAKPDQLRLKVVPAPPPKENAWTKRTAGGSSSTQNTESEATLPLSPTSASSNKSIRSPSGKAAPVPPPDDKAENEILEKTSPKERGGANSAVSRGQNDGINKDRRKEPDRNSALLANMLL